The proteins below are encoded in one region of Pyxidicoccus trucidator:
- a CDS encoding FAD-binding oxidoreductase, whose protein sequence is MKALESWGRYPRVEQRTQPLVWRTDALPRPGGTLLPHGLGRSYGDSCLNEGGTLLLTSGLDRLISFDTATGVVRCEAGVTLDTLLRLAAPRGWFLPVTPGTKFVTVGGALANDVHGKNHHRGGTFGRYVRRFELVRSDGSRRVCAPDENPDWYGATIGGLGLTGLVTWAEVQLKPISNPYVLQETVPFGNLDEFLVVARESETDYEFTMAWVDCLARGKKLGRGLLYRGNFAPPQFDGLPLAKSHLSHGSGLAVPMDMPAFCLNRLSVSAFNWLYYHRQNGKPKQRLTHYDPFFYPLDAIYGWNRIYGKRGFLQFQCVVPYTTARDALAEILERSSRGGLPSFLSVLKTFGDLPSPGWMSFPRQGVTLAMDFANRGEKTWRLVEELDKVTREAGGAVYPAKDARMSPESFAAYFPRREEFSRYLDPAFSSSFWRRVNPVALPFSLESERGPAASRPQSLLAIR, encoded by the coding sequence GGAGTCCTGGGGGCGCTATCCCCGCGTCGAACAACGGACGCAGCCGCTGGTGTGGCGCACCGACGCGCTGCCCCGGCCCGGCGGGACGCTGCTGCCCCATGGCCTGGGCCGCAGCTATGGCGACTCGTGCCTCAACGAGGGCGGGACGCTGCTGCTCACCTCGGGGCTGGACAGGCTCATCTCCTTCGACACGGCCACCGGCGTGGTGCGCTGCGAGGCGGGCGTCACGCTGGATACGCTGCTGCGGCTGGCGGCGCCGCGCGGCTGGTTCCTCCCGGTGACGCCGGGCACCAAGTTCGTCACGGTGGGCGGCGCCCTCGCCAACGACGTGCACGGGAAGAACCACCACCGGGGCGGCACCTTCGGCCGGTACGTGCGGCGCTTCGAGCTGGTGCGCTCGGACGGCAGCCGCCGGGTGTGCGCGCCGGACGAGAATCCGGACTGGTACGGGGCGACGATTGGCGGCCTGGGGCTCACCGGGCTCGTCACCTGGGCGGAGGTGCAGCTCAAGCCCATCAGCAACCCGTACGTGCTTCAGGAGACGGTGCCCTTCGGGAACCTGGACGAGTTCCTCGTCGTCGCCCGTGAGTCCGAGACAGACTACGAGTTCACCATGGCCTGGGTGGACTGCCTGGCCCGGGGGAAGAAGCTGGGGCGCGGCCTGCTGTACCGGGGCAACTTCGCGCCTCCGCAGTTCGACGGGCTGCCGCTGGCGAAGAGCCACCTGTCCCACGGCTCGGGGCTGGCGGTGCCCATGGACATGCCGGCCTTCTGCCTCAACCGGCTGTCGGTGTCCGCGTTCAACTGGCTCTACTACCACCGGCAGAACGGCAAGCCGAAGCAGCGGCTCACGCACTACGACCCGTTCTTCTACCCGCTGGACGCCATCTACGGGTGGAACCGCATCTACGGCAAGCGGGGCTTCCTCCAGTTCCAGTGCGTGGTGCCCTACACCACCGCACGCGACGCGCTGGCGGAAATCCTGGAGCGCAGCTCGCGCGGCGGGCTGCCCAGCTTCCTCTCCGTGCTGAAGACCTTCGGCGACCTTCCGTCTCCGGGGTGGATGTCCTTCCCCCGCCAGGGCGTGACGCTGGCCATGGACTTCGCCAACCGCGGCGAGAAGACGTGGCGGCTGGTGGAGGAGCTGGACAAGGTGACGCGCGAGGCGGGCGGCGCGGTGTACCCGGCGAAGGACGCGCGGATGAGCCCGGAGAGCTTCGCGGCGTACTTCCCCCGGCGGGAGGAGTTCTCCCGCTACCTGGACCCGGCCTTCTCCTCCTCCTTCTGGCGGCGGGTGAACCCGGTGGCCCTGCCCTTCTCCCTGGAGTCCGAGCGCGGCCCGGCGGCCTCGCGGCCCCAGTCCCTGCTTGCGATTCGCTGA
- a CDS encoding SDR family oxidoreductase, with amino-acid sequence MKKVLVLGATSAIAQATVRLLAARGASLYLVGRNAANLEAVAQDATTRGAAKVAAQAVDLNDFSAHEAMVDAAYTALGGLDGVVLAHGVLGDQAEAQKSWAATETVLRTNFLSAVSLLTVLANRFEAQKAGTLVVISSVAGDRGRQSNYVYGASKGALNVFLQGLRNRLAKSGVAVVTVKPGFVDTPMTAHLPKNKLFASPDKVARGLLSAADARKNEVYVPGIWALIMLIIRTIPETVFKRMKL; translated from the coding sequence ATGAAGAAAGTGCTCGTCCTCGGCGCCACCAGCGCCATTGCCCAGGCGACGGTGCGGCTGCTCGCCGCGCGCGGCGCCTCGCTGTACCTCGTCGGCCGCAACGCGGCGAACCTGGAGGCGGTGGCGCAGGATGCCACCACGCGCGGCGCGGCGAAGGTGGCAGCGCAGGCGGTGGACCTGAACGACTTCTCCGCGCACGAGGCGATGGTGGACGCGGCGTACACGGCGCTGGGCGGGCTGGACGGCGTGGTGCTGGCGCACGGCGTGCTGGGTGACCAGGCCGAGGCGCAGAAGTCCTGGGCCGCGACGGAGACGGTCCTGCGCACCAACTTCCTGAGCGCGGTGTCCCTGCTGACGGTGCTGGCCAACCGCTTCGAGGCGCAGAAGGCCGGGACGCTGGTGGTGATTTCGTCCGTGGCCGGAGACCGCGGCCGGCAGAGCAACTACGTGTACGGCGCGTCGAAGGGCGCGCTCAACGTGTTCCTCCAGGGCCTGCGCAACCGACTGGCGAAGTCCGGCGTGGCCGTCGTCACCGTGAAGCCCGGCTTCGTGGACACACCGATGACGGCGCACCTGCCGAAGAACAAGCTGTTCGCCTCGCCGGACAAGGTGGCGCGCGGGCTGCTGAGCGCCGCGGATGCGCGCAAGAACGAGGTCTACGTCCCCGGCATCTGGGCGCTCATCATGCTCATCATCCGGACGATTCCGGAGACCGTGTTCAAGCGGATGAAGCTGTAG
- a CDS encoding Uma2 family endonuclease — MGEIIDGTLYTHARPGDGHIYFGLRLFGELDGPFQLGVNGPGGWWLRIEPGVQVEGSPEFIPDLAGWRRERVPEPPEGRWATAPDWVCEILSPATRGYDRRIKRPFYARIGVQHLWFIDLEERTLSVNRRVNGLWTETGVYGEEDALVRVAPFEDVELRLGWLWQSVWTRR; from the coding sequence GTGGGCGAGATCATCGATGGAACGCTGTATACGCATGCCCGTCCTGGGGACGGGCACATCTATTTCGGGCTGCGGCTTTTCGGCGAGCTGGATGGCCCCTTCCAGCTTGGAGTCAACGGGCCCGGAGGGTGGTGGCTCCGCATCGAGCCCGGGGTGCAGGTCGAGGGCTCTCCGGAGTTCATTCCGGACCTCGCCGGGTGGCGACGTGAGCGAGTCCCCGAGCCCCCCGAGGGACGGTGGGCCACCGCTCCAGATTGGGTCTGCGAGATTCTCTCTCCCGCGACGCGAGGCTATGACCGGCGCATCAAGCGCCCCTTCTATGCGCGCATCGGCGTCCAGCACCTCTGGTTCATCGACCTGGAGGAGCGAACGCTTTCCGTCAACAGGAGGGTGAACGGCCTCTGGACGGAGACGGGGGTCTACGGCGAGGAGGATGCGCTCGTTCGCGTGGCGCCATTCGAGGACGTGGAGCTGAGGCTGGGCTGGCTCTGGCAGTCCGTCTGGACCAGGCGCTGA
- a CDS encoding phosphatidylglycerol lysyltransferase domain-containing protein: MKHDLVRAHGADPISYSTLQPGLSYFETSYGYIAYQRAFGFDLTLGPPVCAASDRAELLQRFLQEGRRPLFFYVQQDVATLAAGLGGPRYRVSGMGVDKLLALDAPESERDAKVSGALRKAARGGFEVREVRPEALSAEERARVDAITRAYLRRSSVPVEMRFLNRPLTLDGDGLARLFLLHQGPDSRVFGYAVLDPYFREGRVQGYLLNLIRFEPTRLWGVYYSVVATLAARLREEGIPQLSLGFCPLYGVDTEGCSPGLSRQVQWLERRLVGVEYLARLRELKDAFPGRTPQRYFVTPSPWAVTTLLSLLRACGVPFMEVLRRSFTDKPQRLVQTDCQSQPSLSSTSSNGATRTSASSSP, encoded by the coding sequence GTGAAGCACGACCTGGTGCGAGCGCACGGCGCCGACCCGATTTCCTACTCGACGCTCCAGCCGGGCCTCTCGTACTTCGAGACCTCGTACGGCTACATCGCCTATCAGCGGGCCTTCGGGTTCGACCTGACGCTCGGTCCCCCGGTCTGCGCGGCGAGCGACCGGGCGGAGCTGCTCCAGCGCTTTCTCCAGGAGGGCAGGCGTCCTCTCTTCTTCTATGTGCAGCAGGACGTCGCGACGCTCGCCGCCGGGCTGGGAGGGCCGCGCTACCGCGTCAGCGGCATGGGCGTGGACAAGCTCCTCGCGCTCGACGCGCCGGAGTCCGAGCGAGACGCGAAGGTGAGCGGCGCGCTCCGGAAGGCGGCGCGCGGTGGCTTCGAGGTGCGCGAGGTCCGTCCCGAGGCGCTGAGCGCCGAGGAGCGTGCGAGGGTCGACGCCATCACCCGCGCCTACCTGCGCCGCAGCTCGGTGCCGGTGGAGATGCGCTTCCTCAACCGGCCGCTGACGCTCGACGGTGACGGGCTCGCCCGGCTGTTCCTCCTGCATCAGGGGCCTGACTCGCGAGTGTTCGGCTACGCGGTGCTGGACCCGTACTTCCGTGAGGGCCGCGTCCAGGGCTACCTGCTCAACCTCATCCGCTTCGAGCCGACGCGGCTGTGGGGCGTGTACTACTCCGTCGTGGCGACGCTCGCGGCGCGCCTGCGTGAAGAGGGCATCCCCCAGCTCTCGCTGGGGTTCTGCCCGCTGTACGGCGTGGACACGGAAGGCTGCTCACCGGGGCTCTCTCGCCAGGTGCAGTGGCTGGAGCGGCGGCTCGTGGGCGTGGAGTACCTTGCCCGCCTGCGCGAGTTGAAGGACGCGTTCCCTGGGCGGACGCCCCAGCGCTACTTCGTGACGCCGTCTCCGTGGGCGGTGACGACGCTGCTGTCGCTCCTGCGTGCCTGCGGCGTGCCCTTCATGGAGGTGCTCCGCCGCAGCTTCACCGACAAGCCTCAGCGCCTGGTCCAGACGGACTGCCAGAGCCAGCCCAGCCTCAGCTCCACGTCCTCGAATGGCGCCACGCGAACGAGCGCATCCTCCTCGCCGTAG
- a CDS encoding diiron oxygenase produces the protein MTDGRALPGVDLTPDALAGPSLERLCELAARDQWRLEDLDWSSVDVSALPEPFRQTAADAFAQLQWGEQTALFAAMRLMELLPEGAARTFLATQRTDEARHVAFFERVVRLFGCEGRVRPSVLRLMQEVREAETPEALLLGMQVLIEGVAHSMFLEAVKLVEAMGDIEEFDSSIRALKTLVAESMPRLARDESRHIAFGLHSLRRLIPQLDGAARLRLEEKVALWGEWLLEQVRDPDLVVGIGMDGDALCGRLIEDLNLRIGQVGLATRLAPLRAEG, from the coding sequence ATGACCGACGGACGGGCGTTACCTGGCGTGGACCTCACACCGGACGCCCTGGCGGGACCTTCCCTGGAGCGGCTGTGCGAGCTGGCGGCGCGCGACCAGTGGCGGCTCGAGGACCTGGACTGGAGCTCGGTGGACGTCTCGGCGCTGCCGGAGCCCTTCCGGCAGACCGCGGCCGATGCCTTCGCACAGCTCCAGTGGGGCGAGCAGACCGCCCTCTTCGCCGCCATGCGCCTGATGGAGCTGCTCCCCGAGGGTGCCGCGCGTACCTTCCTCGCCACCCAGCGGACGGACGAAGCCCGCCATGTGGCCTTCTTCGAGCGCGTCGTCCGCCTCTTCGGGTGCGAGGGGCGGGTGCGGCCCTCCGTCCTCCGGCTGATGCAGGAGGTGCGGGAGGCGGAGACGCCCGAGGCGCTGCTGCTCGGCATGCAGGTGCTCATCGAGGGCGTGGCGCACTCCATGTTCCTGGAGGCGGTGAAGCTCGTGGAGGCGATGGGCGACATTGAGGAGTTCGACAGCTCGATTCGCGCGCTGAAGACGCTGGTGGCGGAGTCCATGCCCCGGCTGGCGCGGGACGAGAGCCGCCACATCGCCTTCGGCCTGCACTCCCTGCGGCGACTCATTCCCCAGTTGGACGGCGCGGCGCGCCTGCGGCTGGAGGAGAAGGTGGCCCTGTGGGGCGAGTGGCTGCTGGAGCAGGTGCGCGACCCGGACCTCGTGGTGGGCATCGGCATGGACGGAGACGCGCTCTGTGGACGGCTCATCGAGGACCTGAACCTGCGCATCGGCCAGGTCGGGCTCGCCACGCGGCTGGCTCCACTGAGGGCGGAGGGATGA
- a CDS encoding lysophospholipid acyltransferase family protein translates to MEVGPGALEAVDFEFQRRHVGWIARALHTWFRVDVQGMEHLPSGPFLGVGNHSGAVMIPDTLVWMGTYHTSGREPPLVTLAHDAMFDAYPQPLARSLAKLGAVRARRDIALEALRQGYAVQVYPGGDHDACRSFSRRNEVVFAGRKGYVELAREAGVPIVPVVCVGGHEALIVLWDGASLARRLGFDRRFRLKTFPLSLSLPWGLWLGPLPGYLPLPARISVRVLPPISPDEGDVDAVDARVRTSMQCAADALARGRCFPWLG, encoded by the coding sequence ATGGAAGTAGGGCCTGGCGCGCTCGAAGCGGTGGACTTCGAGTTCCAGCGACGCCACGTCGGGTGGATTGCGCGAGCGCTCCACACGTGGTTCCGCGTGGACGTGCAGGGGATGGAGCACCTGCCCTCTGGGCCGTTCCTCGGCGTGGGCAATCACAGCGGCGCGGTGATGATTCCGGACACGCTGGTGTGGATGGGCACGTACCACACGTCCGGCCGCGAGCCTCCGCTGGTGACGCTGGCCCATGACGCCATGTTCGATGCCTACCCGCAGCCGCTCGCGCGCTCGCTGGCGAAGCTGGGCGCGGTGCGGGCCCGGAGGGACATCGCGCTGGAGGCGCTCCGCCAGGGCTACGCCGTGCAGGTGTACCCGGGCGGAGACCACGACGCGTGCCGGAGCTTCTCGCGCAGGAACGAGGTCGTCTTCGCCGGCCGCAAGGGCTACGTGGAGCTGGCGCGCGAGGCCGGGGTGCCCATCGTCCCCGTGGTCTGCGTGGGCGGGCACGAGGCGCTCATCGTCTTGTGGGATGGGGCCTCGCTGGCGCGAAGGCTCGGGTTCGACCGCCGCTTCCGGCTGAAGACCTTCCCACTGTCCCTGAGCCTTCCCTGGGGACTGTGGCTCGGGCCGCTGCCGGGCTACCTGCCACTGCCGGCGAGAATCAGCGTGCGGGTGCTGCCGCCCATCTCTCCCGACGAGGGGGACGTGGACGCAGTGGACGCGCGGGTGCGGACATCCATGCAGTGCGCGGCCGATGCGCTGGCGAGGGGGCGATGTTTCCCATGGCTCGGATGA
- a CDS encoding radical SAM protein — translation MARMKVSRFDEALDVSTATEAELGARLERLWDQEPLLRPRPEMHDYQLTYPPAVQMEKRPGYQRAPTDAEYLSEAVGAFGAGGYYFHFGFCKYRCRYCFHYELLTKHTDDLMSRYVNALSLEMRRVRELTPGLKRALYFLGGGTPTALPLHLLERFLERLLFHFGPPMTSMSTVEAKPVTASEEKLQALVRAGFRRINLGVQTLDPELYAFHHQKEELRIAFDAIERARRVGFEFVNIDIMTGLERQTPESWRKTLAELERLATSGAVDSVFIYPYHDDPRSGTYGKPGAVPSWVQTAHSDAQARALFTRLGWKELGARFYRSPRHVRRELFELARVRVNPAYGEVLYHGLGNSSFSIGDRATFLNHRDVNDYCTAVEKGGLGIAYWRTLDDSQRATRDVTFDILYSPFTRVRSRAKKYGAETMAHHRELLARWSELGLGQENRLLGTFSLTPLGKLVHQQLIPQHYLPEDRRELAEAMELRQQAGRKYRGY, via the coding sequence ATGGCTCGGATGAAGGTTTCCCGGTTCGACGAAGCGCTGGACGTGAGTACCGCGACCGAGGCGGAGCTCGGCGCCCGGCTGGAGCGGCTCTGGGACCAGGAGCCGCTGCTGCGGCCCCGGCCGGAGATGCACGACTACCAGCTCACGTACCCGCCCGCGGTCCAGATGGAGAAGCGTCCCGGCTACCAGCGCGCTCCCACGGACGCGGAGTACCTGAGCGAGGCGGTGGGCGCATTCGGCGCGGGCGGGTACTACTTCCACTTCGGCTTCTGCAAGTACCGCTGCCGCTACTGCTTCCACTACGAGTTGCTGACGAAGCACACCGACGACCTGATGTCGCGGTACGTGAATGCGCTCTCGCTGGAGATGCGACGCGTCCGGGAGCTGACGCCGGGCCTCAAGCGCGCGCTGTACTTCCTGGGCGGCGGCACGCCCACCGCCCTGCCCCTGCACCTGCTGGAGCGGTTCCTGGAGCGGCTGCTGTTCCACTTCGGCCCGCCGATGACGTCGATGAGCACCGTGGAGGCGAAGCCGGTGACGGCCTCCGAGGAGAAGCTCCAGGCGCTGGTGCGGGCGGGCTTCCGCCGCATCAACCTGGGCGTGCAGACGCTGGACCCGGAGCTGTACGCCTTCCACCACCAGAAGGAGGAGCTGCGCATCGCCTTCGACGCGATTGAGCGCGCCCGGCGCGTGGGGTTCGAGTTCGTCAACATCGACATCATGACGGGGCTGGAACGCCAGACGCCCGAGTCCTGGAGGAAGACGCTCGCGGAGCTGGAGCGGCTGGCCACCAGCGGCGCGGTGGACAGCGTCTTCATCTACCCGTACCACGATGACCCACGCAGCGGGACGTACGGCAAGCCCGGCGCGGTGCCCTCGTGGGTGCAGACGGCGCACAGCGATGCGCAGGCGCGGGCGCTGTTCACACGGCTCGGCTGGAAGGAGCTGGGAGCGCGGTTCTACCGCTCGCCCCGACACGTGCGGCGCGAGCTGTTCGAGCTGGCCCGGGTGCGCGTCAATCCCGCGTACGGCGAGGTGCTGTACCACGGGCTCGGGAACTCGAGCTTCTCCATTGGGGACCGGGCCACGTTCCTGAACCACCGTGACGTGAATGACTACTGCACGGCGGTGGAGAAGGGCGGGCTGGGTATCGCGTACTGGAGGACGCTCGACGACTCGCAGCGGGCGACGCGGGATGTGACGTTCGACATCCTCTACAGCCCGTTCACCCGGGTGCGCTCGCGCGCGAAGAAGTACGGCGCGGAGACGATGGCGCATCACCGCGAGCTGCTGGCGCGCTGGTCGGAGCTGGGCCTGGGCCAGGAGAACCGGCTGCTTGGCACGTTCAGCCTGACGCCGCTGGGCAAGCTGGTGCACCAGCAGCTCATTCCCCAGCACTACCTGCCCGAGGACCGCCGCGAGCTGGCGGAGGCCATGGAGCTGCGCCAGCAGGCGGGCCGGAAGTACCGGGGGTATTGA
- a CDS encoding DoxX family protein gives MILGVLLALATLPQPAMTTASPLSPAPEPLAPAPSTPEPRASAAPTPKAWGLARRIAFRVAFAYLFLYSLPSPVSSLPGMEFLPKAFDSVWHAVVPWVGKHVLRLGTDITVFPNGSGDTTYNYVILPVLLAVSVLVAAVWSVVDRRRTEYDKAHDVLRVYLRYVLAISMLSYGMAKVFKMQFAFPGPERMVEPLGEFSPMGLLWAFMGYSKGYNLFTGGAEMLGGFLLLARRTTTLGALVVIGVMTNVVALNFFYDVPVKLYSSHLLLMAVFLLLPDVQRLLGVLLLNRPTEARTLGTPFSFSRRERWGLLALKALFLVTVGWSFYEERSGFTSRYSDSAPRIELYGLYEVESFTRDGQVLPPLLGDTTRWRYVAVNRYGRVTLRMMDDSVKRFGLQHDAQKLTATLTESGGDTAKKSVLTYSRPDAEHLVFQGTFQDALIEVRLKKVDASKHLLVNRGFNWIQEYPFNR, from the coding sequence GTGATTTTGGGCGTCCTCCTGGCATTGGCTACGCTGCCCCAGCCCGCCATGACCACCGCCTCTCCCCTCTCGCCCGCCCCGGAGCCGCTCGCTCCCGCCCCCTCCACTCCCGAGCCGAGAGCCTCCGCCGCGCCCACGCCGAAGGCCTGGGGCCTCGCGCGACGCATCGCCTTCCGCGTCGCCTTCGCGTACCTGTTCCTCTATTCACTCCCATCCCCGGTGAGCTCCCTGCCTGGGATGGAGTTCCTCCCCAAAGCCTTCGACAGCGTCTGGCACGCCGTCGTGCCCTGGGTGGGCAAGCACGTGCTGCGCCTGGGCACGGACATCACCGTGTTCCCCAACGGCAGCGGCGACACCACGTACAACTACGTAATCCTGCCCGTGCTCCTGGCGGTCAGCGTGCTGGTGGCCGCCGTCTGGTCCGTCGTCGACCGGCGCCGCACCGAGTACGACAAGGCGCACGACGTGCTGCGCGTCTACCTCCGCTACGTGCTGGCCATCAGCATGCTGTCCTACGGCATGGCCAAGGTCTTCAAGATGCAGTTCGCCTTCCCCGGTCCGGAGCGGATGGTTGAGCCGCTGGGCGAGTTCTCTCCCATGGGCCTGCTGTGGGCCTTCATGGGGTACTCGAAGGGTTACAACCTCTTCACCGGCGGCGCGGAGATGCTGGGCGGCTTCCTGCTGCTCGCCCGCCGCACCACCACGCTGGGGGCGCTCGTCGTCATCGGAGTGATGACCAACGTGGTAGCGCTGAACTTCTTCTATGACGTCCCCGTCAAGCTCTACTCGTCGCACCTGCTGCTGATGGCGGTGTTCCTGCTGCTGCCAGACGTCCAGCGGCTCCTGGGCGTCCTCCTGCTCAACCGCCCCACCGAGGCCCGGACGCTCGGCACGCCCTTCTCCTTCTCCCGGCGGGAGCGGTGGGGCCTGCTCGCCTTGAAGGCGCTGTTCCTCGTCACCGTGGGGTGGTCGTTCTACGAAGAGCGCAGTGGGTTCACTTCGAGGTACAGCGACTCCGCGCCACGGATCGAGCTCTACGGGCTCTATGAAGTCGAGTCCTTCACCCGCGATGGACAGGTTTTGCCGCCGCTACTGGGCGACACCACGCGGTGGCGCTATGTGGCCGTCAACCGCTACGGCCGGGTGACGCTCCGGATGATGGATGACAGCGTGAAGCGCTTCGGGCTGCAGCATGACGCGCAGAAGCTGACGGCCACGCTCACCGAGAGCGGCGGGGACACGGCGAAGAAGTCCGTGCTCACGTACTCCCGGCCGGACGCGGAGCACCTGGTCTTCCAGGGCACCTTCCAGGACGCTCTCATCGAGGTCCGCCTCAAGAAGGTGGACGCGTCCAAGCACCTGCTCGTCAACCGCGGCTTCAACTGGATTCAGGAGTACCCATTCAACCGCTGA
- a CDS encoding MBL fold metallo-hydrolase — translation MTKRLALLLLLCGPWLQGCLFAGSRHEGPVTDHFDGEQFQNLQPVRRLDPGDVLEALRTEPRGAWRDYEDVAPGKPPPERVGPGQLRVTFINHATVLLQADGLNVLTDPIYSDRPSPVPFVGPHRVRPPGIRFEDLPPIDVVLVSHNHYDHMDLPTLRRLEEKHRPRFIVGLGNKALLDGEGFGSVVELDWWQATEVAPGRTVTAVPAQHRSNRGLTDVSAALWAGFVLSTTGGPVLFAGDTGYGPQFAMMAERFGPMRLSVLPIGAFRPTAFRPVHMGPKEALLAHKVLRSATSVAMHYGTFALALDGQDEAKYLLLRLVAREPVRPRFWALGFGEGRDVPSLETAPAPASSRE, via the coding sequence ATGACGAAGCGCCTCGCGCTCCTGCTCCTGCTGTGCGGGCCCTGGCTCCAGGGCTGCCTCTTCGCCGGCTCTCGCCACGAGGGCCCGGTGACGGACCACTTCGACGGCGAGCAGTTCCAGAACCTGCAGCCCGTGCGCCGGCTCGACCCGGGCGATGTCCTGGAGGCGTTGCGCACGGAGCCCCGGGGCGCGTGGCGCGACTACGAGGACGTTGCCCCCGGCAAGCCGCCGCCGGAGCGCGTGGGCCCGGGCCAGCTGCGCGTCACGTTCATCAACCACGCCACGGTGCTGCTCCAGGCGGACGGGCTGAACGTGCTGACGGACCCCATCTACTCGGACCGGCCGAGCCCGGTGCCCTTCGTGGGCCCCCACCGCGTGCGCCCGCCGGGCATCCGCTTCGAGGACCTGCCGCCCATCGACGTGGTGCTGGTGAGCCACAACCACTACGACCACATGGACCTGCCCACGCTGCGGCGGCTGGAGGAGAAGCACCGGCCGCGCTTCATCGTGGGCCTGGGCAACAAGGCGCTGCTGGACGGCGAGGGCTTCGGCAGTGTGGTGGAGCTCGACTGGTGGCAGGCCACGGAGGTGGCACCGGGGCGGACGGTGACGGCGGTGCCGGCGCAGCACCGCTCCAACCGGGGGCTGACGGACGTGTCCGCGGCGCTGTGGGCGGGCTTCGTGCTGTCCACCACGGGCGGGCCGGTGCTCTTCGCGGGGGACACGGGCTATGGCCCGCAGTTCGCGATGATGGCCGAGCGCTTCGGCCCCATGCGGCTGTCGGTGCTGCCCATTGGCGCCTTCCGGCCCACCGCCTTCCGGCCGGTGCACATGGGGCCGAAGGAGGCCCTCCTGGCGCACAAGGTGCTGCGCTCGGCCACGTCGGTGGCGATGCACTACGGCACCTTCGCACTGGCGCTGGATGGTCAGGACGAGGCGAAGTACCTGCTGCTGCGGCTGGTGGCGCGGGAGCCGGTCCGCCCGCGCTTCTGGGCCCTGGGCTTCGGCGAGGGCCGCGACGTGCCCTCGCTGGAGACAGCCCCGGCGCCCGCCTCCAGCCGCGAGTGA